The bacterium genome contains the following window.
TGCGAATAGCGGGCGCTCAATTGAACGACCCGAATACGCTTGCTGCACAGCGTCTGACCGATTTGCGCGACCGGCAAACCTCGTATGAACGCCGGATGAAAATGCTGCAGTGGTCTTCTTTGCCGGCGGAATCGCTCGTTGCGATGAAAGAGCAATTCGAGAAGGAAAAAGAGGAACTTGGAAAAGAGAATCAACGGTTGCGCGGGCAGTACGTCAGCAAACTGGAAGAATTTCTAAAAAGTTATAACACCGATCCCAAATTTGAAAAAGTTCGTGCCGCGATGAAGGGAAGCGATGAGTTAATTGCACAGGTAACGTTGCGACTCGCTGAACTTTATGCACTACAAGCCATCGACAACTACGGCGCCGACATGGAGCGCTGGAACACCGCCGGCAATATTGGTCCCGAACCGAAGTTGAACTACGGAAAGGCACAAAATTTATTTGCGAAAATTGTTGCCGATTATCCAAAAGCCACATGGGCATCCGACGCGTTGTATTCGTTAGCGTACATCAAATCGGAGCAGGCAACGCCGGAAGTGTATGTCGTCGACCCCAGTCGCGAAGCCGCCAAGCTCGACTACCTGAAATTGATCGAAGAGTATCCGGAAAGCCGTTACCGGGAAGAGTCGTACTTTGCGATGGGTTCGTATTGGTTCTCCTACCCGCCAAAGGGTGTTAAGATTACCGATCAACTTGATAGCGCAGAGTATTATTTCAAAGAAGTACTTAACAATCCGAAGTCGACCAAGTACGAACAAGCGCTGTATATGTTGGGCTGGATTTCCTTCCGTCGCCCCGATTATGGCAAAGCAGTCGAATACTTCGAGATGGCGATTAATTATCCGTATGATCATAAGATCGATCGCGAAGGTTCCAGTACCAGTATTACCACTGACGCAACCAATTACATTGCGACAATATTTGCCGAACCTGCCCGTATCTGGGATGGTTCGGGAGTTGCGAATGCATTGAAATATGTCGCCGCCGATTCTATTCGGGCGCAACGGTTTGGCGTTAAGATGCTGGAAATTTTGGGCGACCAGTTGGCGCGCAACTTAGCCCAGTTTGATTCCGCGGTCGTTGCCTGGCAAGGTGCGGTAGCTATCAGTCCATATCACGAACGCTCGCCATTCATTCAGCAAAAAGTAGTTGAATCGGCGTTCCGCGATTTGCGCAACATGCAACTGTGGTATGCGGAAGGAAATAAACTCTTTAACGATTACAAGACCGGCTCGCCGTGGTGGGATACTTCGCACAAAGCGAAAGTTCGGAAAGCGGTCAAGCAGATGGTGCGCGATACGTACCAGCAGGTCGCTTCCTTCGCAGTCAACCGGGCGATCAATAAAGAAAGCCCCGACTACGATCCTAAAGGCGCCGACGAAGCTGTTCGCGTTTGCAAGGAATTCATTAACGCTTTCCCGACCGATTCTGCCGCGTACGAGTGGAACTATCAGTTGGCGAATTTGCTGTCTCCGGGTTACTTGAATCGTCCCGAGGAAGCATTTGCGGAATATCAGAAAGTCGTTACTGCATATACGTTTGCTTCGTATCGAAAACCGGCAAGCGAGCAGATGTTGCTGGTCGCTGAAGAGTTGACCAACGAACAGGCGAAGACGACACCATATCCACAATTTGGCACAGACAGCACGACCGGTTTACCGACTGCGACACGCAGCGAACTAACCCAAGGTGAAACGATGATGATGGCGGCGGCGGAGAATTATGTAAAATTGTTCCCCGACGACGTAACGATTGCCCCGGCATATTTGTACAATGCCGGTCGCATTAATTATCAACGCGGGCGGATTCCGGAAGCTAACGACTACTTCGTACAAATCATTCAGAAGTATCAAACGACCAAGTATTACGAACCGGCGTATAAGAATTATGCGGAAGGTTACTTGGTTATGCGTGACTTTGCTGGTGCCGAGCGGGTTGCTACCGAAATCGAAGCGGCAAGCGTAAGCGATACCCTCAAGCAGTTTGCTAACGAACGAAAAGCAGCCGCGATATTCTCGAGTGCAACGACATTATCGTTGAATGCCGAGAAACCATCCGAAAGCGGCGAAGTAGTCGCGGTTGACAAGACAGCGCAATACGAAAAAGCCGGCGACGAGTATATGCGCGTCGCAATGATTCCGAACTTTAAGGATGCCGACCTTTCGTTGGAAAATGCCGCAGCGCAATATCGCAAAGCGAACAAGCTGGAGAAGGTGATTGAAGCGTATAATACGCTGGCAACTAAATTCCCCGGCTCGAAACGGGCACCACGCGCACTGTACAATGCTGGTTTGATTCAACAGACCGACTTGAAACGCCCAGCCGAAGCGGCGGCGACGTTTGACCGGTTGGTTTCGACATACCCGGCGAGCGAAGAATATGATGTGAAGCAAGCGACAATCAACGCCTCCTTTAATTATGAGCAGGCGCAGGATTATCGCAACGCGGTTCGGATTAATCAGTTGTTTGCCGAACGCTATCCAACCGATGAAAATGCAAATCAGTTGTTATTCAAGACGGCCGGCTTGTATCTCAAGATGGATGACGTTGCATCGGCAAATCGGATTTACGACGACTTTTCGCGGAAATTCCCGGACAGTCCGAATGCGGTGTTGGCGAACTTTGAGCGCGGCAAGTATGCACAGGATCGCAACGACTTAACGACCGCCCGCCAGCAATACCAAGCTGCGTATGACCGTCACATGGGGTTGATCCGGCAGGGTAAGAGCGGAAACGCGGAATATGCATCGAAAGCATTGGCACAGATTGTCGGTTGGGACTTGGAAACTTACAAAGCGATTCGCTATGCCGAACTGCCGCAATTCAAGGAAGGCGTGACCGCCCGGAAAGACAAGAAGATTCAGCGCCAAGAATTGTTTGACCGAATCAAGATTATCATTGAAATGGCACAAGCCGAGCAGTTCCAGGCGTTGCATTGGGCAGGCGAATTGGATGAAAATCTCGCCGAGACGCATTTGAATCAAAAACGTGAACCGACCAAAAAACCGGAAGAAGCGT
Protein-coding sequences here:
- a CDS encoding tetratricopeptide repeat protein — encoded protein: MNDPNTLAAQRLTDLRDRQTSYERRMKMLQWSSLPAESLVAMKEQFEKEKEELGKENQRLRGQYVSKLEEFLKSYNTDPKFEKVRAAMKGSDELIAQVTLRLAELYALQAIDNYGADMERWNTAGNIGPEPKLNYGKAQNLFAKIVADYPKATWASDALYSLAYIKSEQATPEVYVVDPSREAAKLDYLKLIEEYPESRYREESYFAMGSYWFSYPPKGVKITDQLDSAEYYFKEVLNNPKSTKYEQALYMLGWISFRRPDYGKAVEYFEMAINYPYDHKIDREGSSTSITTDATNYIATIFAEPARIWDGSGVANALKYVAADSIRAQRFGVKMLEILGDQLARNLAQFDSAVVAWQGAVAISPYHERSPFIQQKVVESAFRDLRNMQLWYAEGNKLFNDYKTGSPWWDTSHKAKVRKAVKQMVRDTYQQVASFAVNRAINKESPDYDPKGADEAVRVCKEFINAFPTDSAAYEWNYQLANLLSPGYLNRPEEAFAEYQKVVTAYTFASYRKPASEQMLLVAEELTNEQAKTTPYPQFGTDSTTGLPTATRSELTQGETMMMAAAENYVKLFPDDVTIAPAYLYNAGRINYQRGRIPEANDYFVQIIQKYQTTKYYEPAYKNYAEGYLVMRDFAGAERVATEIEAASVSDTLKQFANERKAAAIFSSATTLSLNAEKPSESGEVVAVDKTAQYEKAGDEYMRVAMIPNFKDADLSLENAAAQYRKANKLEKVIEAYNTLATKFPGSKRAPRALYNAGLIQQTDLKRPAEAAATFDRLVSTYPASEEYDVKQATINASFNYEQAQDYRNAVRINQLFAERYPTDENANQLLFKTAGLYLKMDDVASANRIYDDFSRKFPDSPNAVLANFERGKYAQDRNDLTTARQQYQAAYDRHMGLIRQGKSGNAEYASKALAQIVGWDLETYKAIRYAELPQFKEGVTARKDKKIQRQELFDRIKIIIEMAQAEQFQALHWAGELDENLAETHLNQKREPTKKPEEAFNNRQKIIDEAIAIYQLSVDAYASSLDQYSTAVGVLDNQRAELAGSITKLQEWIDVNGTTAGIVDSTVMLDAQKKALDRVETALSEARKWQAMVREKAPEMAFRKATLKQELVYGALELPDAAVPGIKDPQVGRSIYRQQVLQGFVGQFASEAFQAYMDAIKVAREAGYEEKWAVPARAGMKTTIDTLLYTADELNERWFTIYEKNSNAIQDLLPKGAGARDKQNREVYKISSEMQLAVEYYAGELGVTTVMNAILGRLLEQIATDTVGRALQQPAIDAVITWYSKQAGLAEKMKNEAATAEATAKEKFRETSQYQFEDAYTGYESVRLTFSGQQRDLLATSYDFTEKYGFSSSAMGVILQKLAELDPETYGAKVGIQLTENWIGSDETWISTDTYIEGYPEADLDVSNWRYATASQFTGVALDSFMNAQAKPIHGLKAGETASAGMKRWFRKPVWITERITSAEMRIIGDDKISVFVNKEFIYETQEDTDWKATVLQDVSSQLKPGYNVIAVELSDVDGSGGGFIFGLKYKTVPGSVSPILPEPPNAATMRNIGTGGSITAPAQTPEVKPEETQPAPVEQAPATPVEQPTETPSEQPVEQQPTEVQPETTAPAPTEQPVAEPVTEPVQEPVVEPAQQPVTEPAAEPVTEPVVEPVSEPVTEPVQEPVAEPLQQPVTQPVVEPVQQPVTEPVPEPVQEPVVEPQSTPPDTTKPAGE